From Drosophila suzukii chromosome 2R, CBGP_Dsuzu_IsoJpt1.0, whole genome shotgun sequence, a single genomic window includes:
- the LOC108008210 gene encoding serine protease inhibitor 42Dd-like, translating into MLRIVWILLFLNCIPDGVFCRKFTTLQLVSKVVLEHSDINIVVCPAAIEMALAQIYLGAGGETEAELKDVLSYPGKSKYQVMEAYRRAQNPQLKIISRLFLSSGFSILPAYQKMSKSYFNIDAESTDLSDQGVNKVNQWITSKTKGEVVDLVDPFMMDDTAKVILVNAASYEAFLKFNSAERNFYLPNEKRSVRVKMMDVLGNFKYNFQSKLDSHIVAFPYGNSNLSMVMIVPRTFRGIGNLEDNLEHLDLQQLKLKRVNISLPKFKIKYDQDMAQPLVDVGVKSIFNHPNLTHLTKSKEILRIDSLAHSASIEVNERRGRSSASEDSELEILRSRRRRRSRSAFKVTCNRPFLFAVVQGTKILFFGRFSRPE; encoded by the exons ATGCTTAGGATCGTGTGGATTCTGCTGTTCCTAAACTGCATTCCAGATGGGGTCTTCTGTAGAAAGTTCACCACCCTTCAGCTGGTTTCGAAGGTGGTCTTAGAACATTCCGATATTAATATAGTCGTATGTCCCGCGGCAATCGAGATGGCCTTGGCCCAAATTTACCTGGGAGCCGGCGGAGAAACTGAAGCTGAGTTAAAGGACGTTCTGAGCTATCCGGGGAAATCAAAGTATCAGGTCATGGAGGCCTATCGGCGGGCCCAGAACCCACAGTTGAAAATCATCAGTCGATTGTTTTTATCAAGTGGCTTTTCCATTCTACCAGCATACCAAAAAATGTCCAAGAGTTATTTTAATATCGACGCCGAGAGCACCGATCTAAGTGATCAGGGTGTTAACAAGGTCAATCAGTGGATAACTTCAAAAACGAAGGGCGAGGTCGTTGATCTGGTAGATCCTTTCATGATGGACGACACGGCGAAAGTTATTCTGGTAAATGCCGCCAGTTACGAAGCCTTCTTGAAGTTTAACAGTGCGGAAAGAAATTTCTACTTGCCGAATGAGAAACGATCGGTTCGCGTGAAAATGATGGATGTGTTGGGAAATTTCAAATATAACTTTCAAAGTAAATTAGATTCACACATAGTGGCGTTCCCCTACGGCAACTCAAACCTATCCATGGTCATGATTGTGCCCAGAACTTTTCGGGGAATCGGAAATCTGGAGGACAACCTGGAGCATCTCGACTTGCAACAACTGAAGCTAAAAAGAGTTAACATAAGCTTGCCAAAGTTCAAGATAAAATATGACCAAGATATGGCACAGCCACTGGTTGATGTGGGTGTAAAGAGCATCTTCAACCACCCCAATCTCACTCATCTCACCAAATCTAAGGAAATCTTGAGGATCGACAGCCTAGCCCACTCGGCCTCTATTGAGGTGAATGAACGGCGAGGCAGGTCCTCAGCATCCGAAG ACAGTGAATTGGAAATATTACgatcgaggaggaggaggagaagcaGGTCAGCCTTTAAGGTTACTTGTAATCGTCCTTTTTTGTTTGCCGTCGTACAGGGTACTAAAATTTTATTCTTTGGGCGATTTAGTCGAcccgaataa
- the LOC108010251 gene encoding cuticle protein 16.5: MKFLICLALCIAAAQAGYLASPVATYAASPYAATYAAAAPVAYSAPVTTYAAAAPAYSTYSTYAAAAPAYSTYAAAAPAYTASVYSAPAYTAPVATYAAGAAYAAPITTYSASAIVSPFLKKK, translated from the exons ATGAAG TTCCTTATCTGCTTGGCTCTCTGCATCGCCGCTGCCCAGGCTGGCTACCTCGCCTCTCCAGTGGCCACCTACGCCGCTTCCCCGTATGCTGCCACCTATGCCGCTGCTGCTCCCGTAGCCTACAGTGCCCCGGTGACCACCTAtgccgctgctgctcctgccTACTCCACCTACTCTACCTACGCCGCCGCCGCTCCTGCCTACTCCACTTATGCCGCTGCCGCTCCCGCCTACACTGCCTCGGTCTACAGTGCTCCTGCTTACACCGCCCCTGTGGCCACCTATGCCGCTGGTGCCGCCTATGCAGCTCCCATCACCACCTACTCGGCTTCGGCCATCGTCAGCCCCTTCCTGAAGAAGAAGTAA